TCCTCTCCGACCCACCTTAAGGATAAAGAAACACACCTTTCATCAACTATATCAAAATCTTAATCAAGGTGGGTATTTTCATAAGACACATCCCTGCACAAACACACAAAGTATTTACAGCTCCCTCATACTTCGGGCACTCCTGCATCATAATCTTTAAATTTCTCGGTTTCTcatcatcataattttttttttttaatttgatatttagATACTTCCCAACTCTGGTTTCAATGTTAGTGATGCATTTGAGTCTGATTAGGGTTTTTTAAACTGTGCGGTGATCAAAATTGGTTGGTAAAACTTACAAATAGACTCTGTGACTGACTGATGGTATATCCCAGTGAATCCTTGAGATCTATGTTGGATGCTGCAGGCATCATTGATGGCAGTGAATTCTCCCAACCTGCTAAGCAGTGCTGAAACAGACAATAAAAGACAACATATCAGTAGGTGACAAACTcacaaaatatttaacaattttgCCATTTAGGTGTGTGGGATGGCAGAAGCagtatttttccagttttagccatttaactaaaaaaatgcagtgtacttcttaatattaatacatcgaTTGTAGAGGATACGAGTCAAGCAAGCCAATAatgacatttatatttccataggttgGGCTTTTCCCAtatgagaaaaatcatgcacatggggcggaaatgGCACCCCTTAAATAAAGCCTTGGGGTCTTCTTTATAGAACTCAGACAACCATTCCTCTTGCGCATCAGCTGTATTTGTCTCAATATGTAAGTGCATAAACCGCCATGTCATGCTCTCCTACGATCGGccttaataataatatcatgCAATACCATATTGTAAGTGTTGCAATTTCAATCAGATCATGCAGTGTTAAAATTGCTTAGTATGATATACCTTACTTGCCTAAAGTCAGTGGCTGTCAACAAAATAATTTGGAAATTCTTTTCACTAGTGGGTTATCAAActgcagctaacaaaattcttcacacatttgtgacccatcataTCAAAACATGGTAATTGTTGGTTGCAACATTACATCAAATATAACAGATGTTGTATACGTATGTAGGGTTAAATCGCAAAGCCATTCTGGATTTTATCTCACCTGTGACAGACCAATCGAGTCTGTTGGATCAAAACTCTTCCTCCTGTGGGGTCGCACTTGATATGGTGATCTCAGAGTCGACCTTGGCACACTGACCCTAAATGGAAAATAGGAAAACATTAGATCCAACTAAATTATAAAGACACTCTTACCACAGTCCaaagtgatacatttactctacTTTGGTCCACCTCAAGTTCGTTGatgcttaaaatatttaaaaccatgattcaaataaaacatgttattctCACAGCAGTGGTACACACAAAGAGGTCatctttgaaataaaaaatttgtaaataattttttttctgtttatttaaGGTTGATATTATTCAAAAAGCTCTCACAGGTCACAAAAAATTATTAAATGTATTTACAtagtattttgtaatatttttaaaagcccTAGGTATTTTCATGCGATTTTGTCACTTCCATACATTTCCAGCATTTTGTATCCATTGTCCTAGCATTCGCAGACTGTTGGTTGATTTCCATCAATTATCACTGTACTGACGTACCAACTCTTACACATGACCATTCGTTATATTTTTCTTCActtcattttggagaaaatataTCATTTGCTCATTTTCCACATTTACTTACCAAAGGCAGACCCAGGGCATTTTTCTTAATGCCCAAAACTAGATAAACTTAAAACATAGCATACTGATTTTACTTTGTTATGTAATCAAGTATGTGGTATCATCAGTACATGTATGGTTTGTACGACAAAGGTACAGTCATCTTGTGGTCATGATCAtataaaatatcatcaaaataatccaAATAAAATGGGGTCACAGATACATTACATACTGGTTAACTCTCATATAACAGTATCTGAGCAACTTGAAATGCTGGAGGACCAGAGCCCAGCACCAGCTCCAATCTGGGAGGTCAATCAAGAAGTTTATATGTAGGCCCTGCAACTGCCCCACATCACCTACTCACCGAATATATGATGGTGAGACTGTGCTGGAGTCCACTGGTCTTCTAGCATTACAGACAGCACATAGACTCTCCCCACTCTCTGCACCATGTAGTGGCACTGGAAACAGTCTGTCGTTCAGAGTATAGTTGTGAATACCTGACAAAAAGGAAAGATTGGGGTGATTATGATTGCTAAATGCTATGTTATTACAAAAAAGTCAAAActtaatctttaaaaaaaaattggtttaaaaaACAGGCCCTTTTTATAGCACCACACAGTAAGCAGATGAATTTTTTGTTATACACTGTGCCCTGGGCAGACCCACAGTGATTTTTAGGGGCATTTGGTCCAATGATCTTTCTTATTTCGAGCACCAGATCAACATAACATTACAGAAGAAACTTACATTTATGGGCTTTTTCCACTGCCACCTCAGACGTAGCAGGTTCTCTATTGCTTTGGCGACTGGTGTTCAATTCTGCAGCAGTCCTATAGGAGAAAGTTATTGACACAATGTCATTGACTAAatcatattcataacctcattaatatacatgatatatgcgATCCAATCATCTTTATTTATTCGccaaaacgcaaacgctgaacgtggtcactaataaacaacagtggacctccgcgccgtcagcgtaaatattagtaactagagactgaccgatcagatcggtagcttccgaatcgggccgattattagcttatcggtagtgatctgcatcggccgattttccttcatccgccgatgtaatgcaccgatcactcaatatcatgaaagtaattgttgaagcttaacaagtattcatttattggtatatttcttcgAAATAAactagttaaatcaagcgaaatttagcaaaagaacaagctttgtaggcgataaacctataatcataccgtgattcaggcacgcagctgagatagTCATGTACCGGTAATTCCCCGCATCTACATGTACGTACACCGTACGGCTAACAGACGAACATGTacaattgtagttcttacttccgggtcacAGTGCTGTGCTTCCGGGTTAAACACGTGcatgtcagattggagagagctacgggccgtgtgcaaaactcacactgacttgaacgtaaacacaatattaaaatggggcgatcgaTCGAATGATTCGACAGACTTGgacatcagggggaaaaggtaaattgaactgataataatcatggtcaaattaagtattttaaatgaatacaggagtgtgtttttttttttcagagcatacataattatatggtaatactttgcgtatCGTACAtgtacaagtaccctttcaacatacgggtgaaatttactcacggcgatggcagccattgtttacaattggggaattggtaatcAGTGATcaaatcggcagatcaaagagggaattgatcggtcaatcggccgattcagataaggacctgatcggtcagacactatTAGTAACCTCCACGCGCGCCGTGTTGTGCATCGAACAAATTGCGAgagcgctggccgccgtatttggattgcgcgctaccatatttacACAGATTGTGATtcacacttttgttattggtcgtcctgttttagcctgatcgatttttggaaaggcaaaaagcaaaaattgtttattttttgaggaaaatttgtgttatttggtaaagtgaagagatgaaagtgacggttatgaatgaggttaataactttgacggtaatatgtcgggcattgtgaaaaatctaaacattttgctttggacctcggaatatcccttggttccaaaggcaaaatgttttgattttcacaataccctcaaaataaccgatgcgcagttattaacctctaaacaagACATCAAGTAGGCCCCCTATGGGCTTGTGATCAACAGCTTCTTGATCCAAGCAATCACATATATTAAGATACTGTACAGGGTCAGGTATATGATCTTTAGTGCTCACAGACCAACAAGCACAAGTTTGCAAATTGTTCCACACACATACCACTTAAGGTTTTaaccaaaaataatatttttacccGAAGATTACCAAAAATGGCACCATACATAATGCTATTATGGcatatccgccattttggtttgtcgctcatggagggcagatAATATACTTGTGTCATTGGTCGGCAAGAGCCGAAATTGAATGATAATTGCATATATGCAAGCTTGAGCATTTCTACGGTTTTGCATGCATGCGCGAGTTTAAGGCAGAATGCAAACGACTCACTTTGAATCAAGTTTGCCAGGTGCATAGCGAAATAATCAAGTACATCAAGTtgcctccatgagcgacatgcTATCTGGATACTTTATCATTAAGAATCATATTTTAGTACTccgcaaatttcaaatggggttacctgagtgggtgactccatttgaaatctacaacccctgtgtggcaGGTTATtacggtcatatcttccacagggggtgtattttcaactggaatagtccatcaCACAGAAATCTATGTCATTGTCTCTTTAACAAGGTAGATGCAACTTACTCTTCCATCACCGATTTGTGTACACACTCCTCATAGTTATTACGTCTGAACTCCTGCAGTTCCCCCAGGTATCCCTCTGTCCTCTCTGACACATGCCCACCCGTATCTAGCAGTCCAGCGATCCAGTCGTATCCCAGGAGGGGCTGGACATGACCAGATGACGAGTCTGGGTCATCGTGTCGCGTGGATGCTGAAGATGTATTGGGTGAGTCTTGGAAGCTAACATGCATGCTATTCTTACCCTGTGTAATAAAGTTGGGAGACATATTGGaaaattatacatatttttaatCTTGGAAGACAAAATACACAATTCAACAGAAATTTAATCGACCCTCTTCCAGTATCCCAGACTGGGTTGGACGCCCTACTTTCAAATTCTGGCAAATGCCCTGGTGGCATGTACGAGATCTCTGTTAACTCTTATTAGATTATTTGTTACCAACATGTATGaacttcatttgagcataatTTGCATCCTTTGttatggggtatgaacgtttggacagtatttattgtgggacattagagcacatcagacatatcgaattgcattctgaatacgaagatgtccttctgaaatcaaataattttaattttttgaaattcacaatgtaatacacattttatggcaaattattaaaattgatatttttgatatttaacagtactaaagtaaactttataaatctgatgatttatacttaaagtgtatgtacatgtaggtgggatgaaaagccgacgatcaattgaaaattttgacctttcagtattgaagatatggatttttttcccaaaacaccaaaaaaaattacgtctttttgggaaaaaaatccatatcttcaatatgaaaggtcaaaattttcaattgatcgtcggcttttcctcccagctacatatactttaagaatatgtcattagatttataaaatttacttcgaggactgttatatatcagaaatgtgaaaaatatcaaattttaataacttgtaataaaatttgtattattctgtcggtccgtgtcaagtcacttccggttgatgatgttcgagtgaaaacaagtccctgattcgatttttgttgatgatttctgtcattggtgtaatgtaaatttcgatcgcaaatagtcagtggaatcaaacaaccgtttctaagtcttcagaatgaaagaaacttacttgatttaccgtttatatactgacaaacttaaaattaaattccatggtcgaaagtgtcgtttttccgaaattgaacatcactccagcaacatcgctatgtagcctccttcacagccggtttctgttgttcacatcaaaccgtgagccacatgcagtttgggcccgagactagagatagccggatgtccgaccgacagaatatggtgaatttcaaaaaatgaaaattatttgatatcagaaagacattcttcgtattcagaatgcaattcgatatgtctgatgtgctcttatgtcccacaaaaaatactgtcgaaacgctcaaaacgctcattccagatcccttaaacaggGTCAGGGTTTAGGATTTAGCGTTAGGATTTGGTGGGTTTAGATTAGAATTTTGAGGGTCAGGATTTGGGATAGTTTAGTGATTATTATTTAGTGATGTCATTATTCTGACAATGCaagaaataaaaatcataatTTACATGTTCAAAGCTCAAGAAAATTTATCTGGATTTGATTTTAAGAAGTAGCGAAAAAGAGATTCTTTAGTGCTCTAGTGATTCAGCCATATGTTATCCACCACAAATATACTAGAGAAgtcatcatttttatttttttgagataCCGGAGAGGCAAATTATCCTTAAAACAAGCTTTGAAATTACTGCATATTTATCTCATGTTACATTGTGTAGCAATACAGTTTGGAAATCCTTtgttgaatacctgagtggaagaagggcccaactccatgccagcagactgttcttccttgtgtgtgaaagatgagccaaaatccactctctaaatagtcttccatgtacagttaatcatggttttcatggaagaaaggcccaactccatggagtggggcccttctttcacaaatattgggttaaagtcaaattttgttcatccatgaaatctgcttttcattacaataaacattcttgctaacatattacatgcttgttcaattaatggataattatcaaatttctgcacctatttataacacatctgcttacggaactcacacaagtatattagtggaagaagggcccaactccagcacgtattaagacctgtaccattgccatagagacatcatatataatttcgaatgcatGTAATACTATATATGttaatgtattaaaggtcccctgaaaaCGAAaatattctgcctataaaacttttccaaatattatgttttttcttaatatctcaaaaacagttttgatggcttccactcaggtattcaattgaccAGATGACGATGCGCACATCATTTAGCAAACATCGTTACAAGTCATTgtaacgtcaaatgacgacatctcgggtctaaCTGCAAAGAACTATGGGAttcaccaaaaaggtcaattgtttCTTGATATAATCCATGGACCATATCTGAAAACTAGCTTTGCAGGCTTTTCTTTCTTACCTTGGATTTGTTGGCTGGAGTAAGCAAGATGGACTTGGGTTTTGGAGTCGTGTCCAGAACTCGCCGTCTCGGTGACCTTGCATTGCCATCATCCAGCAACCTCCCTGGATACTCTGACCTTTGAACTCTGATATCCTTCatattctcttcatcttctttggcATAATAAGAATTCAAGAACTCGGACTGATATCGATTTGTCATTTTTTCTGGGCTTCGCCGATCCAGTTGTCTTGAACGTCCAAATTTGGGTGTCGCCGTGTGAGGCCTTCAGAGATTGTATCTCTGCTGGCGCAGGCTTGGCTCTGGTGTGATTGCCGATTGTGGACGTCTTCTTGTGGGCGTAACCGCCCTATGTGAACTCTGAATCGATTCATTCAGTACTCTATGCTTCCTATTATCACAATTTAATTTTACGGCCCGAGAGGATTTTTCACCTGGTGCACTGACAACGCTAATATTTCTTGGCGATCTTCTCGTTTTGGCACCAAGCTTCCCTCTACCTGTAAGTCTGTGTTCTGATCTTTTCAGCATCTTCTTCTGTGCACTCACTCTTGCTGGCACTTTGCGTAACAAACCATCATCTGGACGAGGTCCTAGTCTTGATAAATAACTGGAATAACTCCCATCAAAACTACCCGATGCAGACAACACCTCCTGTGGTGTGGTGTCCAAAATTTCAGTTCGCGACCTGTGCGTTGGGCTCACATGTGTTCTGGGTAGTCTGCTGGAATGTGTCGTTGTAGGTAATTGTTTCGGTGTACTTGTGACCTGCACTGGATTGGTATTAGACACATATCTACTAGGAGAGCTGGTGAAATGTTTCTCATGTGAACTGAAATAAAGAATGAAAAAGATGGTAAAATATTTGTTCTGTAATTTTTCATTGATACCAATTTGGGAGAGTCACAGAAGCTTCTGTCACAGTGTGAACTGTGAAATGAAGTACACATTTGTAAGATGAGGAATTGATCAACATTCTTTATCTGGTTTTAATGTCACAGTTTTTACAGTTTTTAATTTTAGTTGATCATAAATAGAACAAGAAACTTGGTGGGAGGCCAAAAACTATAAGTCAAGAAACACATATTAAACCAGAACACTGAGCACTTTAAAAATGGGAGGAATCAGGGGACAAGACACCATAAATAAAGATTAAGGCATTTACAAACTacacaaaatgtataaatttatCATCAACTCACAATAAAATAGCAACcataaagttttgtgatgtcaTCAAAACAAGACAAAAGTGCTGCTGGAAATactaacatctagaaacaccagaccAGACTCccgagtgaacaagattcctgacagGAACTGAACTATTTTTGAGGACTCCTtctacaatagctgccaagtATCATGTGTGTCAATATGgaatacagaaattgtcaaatttctatagagcagctattgcagatataggGTCTTCTTTCTTAAGCGAATACCAAATAGTTTGTTTGTTGCTGGATTATTAACTGTACCAGAACATGTTCTGGTTTGAACGCTGAAGATATTGCATGTCTTTACGAAATTGTCCCTTTTCATACCTGTAATCTCTCGTTGGGGGAGACGCTGGCCTGGCAGGCACATACCCTCTTGTCGATTGGCTCGAATATCGAGTAGAATATGGCTTGGCATCGGATGACGCAACAACGCCACTTGCCGATTGGACAGAATGTTTCAGTTGATGCTGATTTTCCTGTAGTTTTCGCAGCAGGCTGACATGCTGCTTTCTAAGCCTCTCTACGTCTGCAAAGTCTGCCATCAGCATCTGATCTTGTCCTCTGGATCAAATAACACAAGATCAACACATAATagtcgggactcataacattgtggattgatatagactAGCGTACATACATGCTCAGTTTTCGATTTTCATCTAATTttttgctactcactttcagatttgagtagcaattccaaaattttgagcagcagtttgttttcaccttattttatcaattttttgtattttcttgtcttctcacagattactcataacgatcataaaaccggtttctgttgttcataacaaaccgtgagccacatgcagtttgggcccgagaccagggttcccgttaatttaaggatttaaaaatgtgcgtcatgtgtgacgcaagtttgctgacaaggttgaaaaaacttgcgtccagacatatttttgtgcgtccatctgaaattcacgatcaatcaTACCGGAAACGCCATGAATTTCATGATCAGAACGGCAGCCCCTTGTTGCTAACACACGTACctgtaccccgggtctacacttcatcaaatgttgattgttaaaataaaataaaagtgcattttcgctgtgatattccatctccagtcgctatgataatttttctcatttctatgtCAGTTTTGGTCGGAACGTGGTCAGAAACGtggtcagaaacagctgcaaaaacattCGCAAATTTTCGTACTCTTACTTCCGggtttctttaattttaaaatgtgttgttGATGCTATAAAAGCTAAAACACATGCtaccacaaataatacaaaaaaaggttatcatttggattttgtctttaaaattgcttttattcatcgtaacaataatactaataaaggaaacgtagattatttatgagaaaataaacttaaaacattaaaaactgaatattgtcagcttgtgataaataattaaataaacagcaACTGCACGGTAGCCGCACGTCATCACTCCAGCAAGCTTTGTAAACAAAGCATTAATGGGGACTTTCCCATCAAACAACGATCGTACGGAAAgcttgcaaaaagtgcacgatttcctgacgttgcatttacaaatattgcagaatttactacaATTCttaagcaggtgggtcaaaattttgggcttttattatcttaaaaatataaaagaataaaatgtcttatttttatcatcaattaatgattaaatttcgaagttttgtctgcgtccacatgcatgtgataTGGAcataaaatacttgattagccatgtgaacttgcgtccaaatttgtaaaatacgtgtctggacgcaatgacgcacactaacgggaagcctgcccgagactagagatagtccagatgttggaccgacagaataatcaATGATGTGAATCTACCTACAActgatattataggaagcttaacttaagggggtactacactaaACGTCGAACAACTGGATACAATGACAACGtatggaaaaatatatttttgtaaacaatttgaggtcagtatgaaattgatattttgtacaatttgtacagctATCGAATCTACCCTATCACAAGCAAACGTACCTGTatgtaaaaagtgcccttaaatactggacatcgccaatatatttataacaaatttGTGTCCAGAACACGAAAAGTGTCCAGACCTCACGCTTGCTCTCTCGGCTACAACAATGGCgtaatccatgtattccagcGGTTCAAGCGTAgctatgaataattaagcagatgacgtatttaccaactctGATGATGCGTAATGACCTGACCTTGTCAGACCGATGAGTTACATAGGTTTGATCCACCAGTCCCtttactgcttacgcacggtcattttattccgccatgtttattgtttcgagatcgggctAAGGAACTTAGGCTACACAACGATGCACAGCTCTGACAATTTCCCACAATGCCTTGCGCATTTCCAGAAGAAGGCCTGGCGATTTCCCACATTTCCgtaaaattgtaaacaacgcCTGACGCTTCGATAGGGAAAATGGAGATAGCGAAGTCGCATTTTACATCAAACAGCTGCAAGAGTAAAacgttctgaaggatcggtaatgattaacagctggtctggtgtatttgaagttcatattgaagtttgtaagtttgtgacttcgtatgttatgtgcaatagatattacaggaagcttaaattggcacgctgttctgcaatttgtctgtcgcttccGAAAATGTATCGGAGTTCTGGACATGTCACACCGGAAGTGTGACATGACCTCGCTGGAcatagtactacacccctggccaattgtagcctatgcctatttttgcatttttctccaaaattatagcacattggtgacgagtaagatatgtatattaattattataggggcaagtactacaactactatactgaaaattcagcaactcaaagcaagtagttattgatttattgatcaaatattggttttccctcatttttgactaaggccaatggaactctattattagtttccgattggatgtttgaaaaaaaggacgaggtcgctatttcattattcagtctcttttcattatccattatgtcaaatcaatgattttatgaacagctttctccaaattttagtaccaaagtatatattgttgatgaaagaccatctcaaaaccggtattaatgcttagatcatctttacagacattttgcaacagattgagaaaagatttgaatttgttttcattaaaatgaaaagaaatttgcaatttttgtaatcactagaaacatgatgaggtatgCCTGCCACTttcacatacttgtgcataatacggaaggtcgagtTGTGCCCatttaatgtttaggcctatgttaaactgtatgttatacaaattgtgcagctatcatttctaccctatgacgaaccgacatacctgtaaatcaaatagcccacaaaaaactggtcatcgctggtatttttcatgaagaaaagcGACACTTTTTTACgccggaacatgtccaaaacacgtcagctgacgtacaagcctccccacgcatgtacataaacaagccgtgttcattgtttaattgtcacctgcagctgttcgcaagaaaactttctgcataaaattacctggggtcgttatcaggcctgagacacactggcgctagtttgaggacagtcactatgagttactaatgtcggcacatgcagaaaatgcgtgatgggtcgccattttgtgactcgtgcaagctaacacaaacaaattattggacttaataatcttttcaagttttaataaaacgtgtacatctataatgataatattacattttattattttattatttgaattacataagctatgtcaattttgtgtccatgttaatttttatatggatttacctgtgttgattttaaactgttgtgaacgtggagctacgcaaactggcaggcgattacccaccatgcaatgcgaatacacggaaacgatccagtttaggatgcatcgcagttcctattgtgtaaaccaggcgtaaagggtacatgccacaaaatagctttccatagactttacgtgcaaaataggggtcacgttttaggctataagtcgagttacgtcttactttgaaatatattgaAATGCCCTGAGCCTACGGGTGTCTCCCTATCTTTTTCAGGCTTTACC
Above is a window of Amphiura filiformis chromosome 7, Afil_fr2py, whole genome shotgun sequence DNA encoding:
- the LOC140157819 gene encoding LOW QUALITY PROTEIN: uncharacterized protein (The sequence of the model RefSeq protein was modified relative to this genomic sequence to represent the inferred CDS: substituted 1 base at 1 genomic stop codon), which encodes MADFADVERLRKQHVSLLRKLQENQHQLKHSVQSASGVVASSDAKPYSTRYSSQSTRGYVPARPASPPTRDYSSHEKHFTSSPSRYVSNTNPVQVTSTPKQLPTTTHSSRLPRTHVSPTHRSRTEILDTTPQEVLSASGSFDGSYSSYLSRLGPRPDDGLLRKVPARVSAQKKMLKRSEHRLTGRGKLGAKTRRSPRNISVVSAPGEKSSRAVKLNCDNRKHRVLNESIQSSHRAVTPTRRRPQSAITPEPSLRQQRYNLXRPHTATPKFGRSRQLDRRSPEKMTNRYQSEFLNSYYAKEDEENMKDIRVQRSEYPGRLLDDGNARSPRRRVLDTTPKPKSILLTPANKSKGKNSMHVSFQDSPNTSSASTRHDDPDSSSGHVQPLLGYDWIAGLLDTGGHVSERTEGYLGELQEFRRNNYEECVHKSVMEETAAELNTSRQSNREPATSEVAVEKAHKCIHNYTLNDRLFPVPLHGAESGESLCAVCNARRPVDSSTVSPSYIRVSVPRSTLRSPYQVRPHRRKSFDPTDSIGLSQHCLAGWENSLPSMMPAASNIDLKDSLGYTISQSQSLFLDREDITGQPARARRALVPSQETQQLLNRSRSLRLELQKLETAGLSQARAANTTQYPVL